In Phycisphaerae bacterium, the following proteins share a genomic window:
- a CDS encoding fumarate hydratase, with protein MRTVPFEKIVSEVEKLCAAGSVELPQDVLSALTDAAEKESSASAKKILNQLIENAKIAKEKQIPICQDTGLAVAFVQLGSQVKIEPEDKTIVDAITPVVAGGYEKGFLRKSIVSQPLNERKNTGTNTPAVIHTEIIPGDKIKITLMAKGGGCENKSQFKMFLPTDSAEKISDWIVKTVADAGADACPPFVIGVGLGGDFEQCCLLSKKALTRNLNSHNADTFYAEMEKRLLKKINLLGVGPAGLGGDTTALSVLIETAPCHIASLPVAVNIECHAHRHASVEI; from the coding sequence ATGAGAACCGTACCTTTTGAAAAAATCGTTTCGGAAGTTGAAAAACTCTGCGCAGCCGGCAGCGTTGAACTGCCGCAGGATGTTTTGTCCGCATTGACAGATGCCGCGGAAAAAGAGTCCAGTGCATCTGCGAAAAAAATCCTTAATCAGCTTATCGAAAACGCGAAAATAGCAAAAGAAAAACAAATTCCCATTTGTCAGGACACAGGCCTGGCCGTTGCGTTTGTCCAGTTAGGCTCCCAGGTAAAAATAGAACCAGAGGACAAAACTATCGTCGATGCCATAACCCCAGTCGTAGCAGGTGGTTACGAAAAGGGATTTTTAAGAAAAAGCATCGTTTCCCAGCCTCTTAACGAAAGAAAAAACACCGGCACAAACACCCCAGCGGTTATTCACACTGAAATTATCCCCGGCGACAAAATCAAAATAACACTGATGGCCAAAGGCGGCGGATGTGAAAACAAAAGTCAGTTCAAAATGTTTCTCCCGACCGACAGTGCCGAAAAAATTTCCGATTGGATTGTAAAAACAGTTGCCGATGCCGGCGCTGATGCCTGCCCGCCGTTTGTCATCGGCGTAGGTCTCGGCGGTGATTTCGAGCAGTGTTGCCTCCTGAGCAAAAAAGCACTAACAAGAAATTTGAATTCGCACAATGCAGATACGTTTTACGCCGAGATGGAAAAACGGCTCCTGAAGAAAATAAATTTACTTGGCGTCGGTCCCGCAGGCCTCGGCGGCGATACAACCGCTTTATCTGTCCTGATTGAAACCGCCCCCTGCCACATCGCCTCGCTTCCTGTCGCTGTCAATATCGAGTGTCACGCCCATCGCCACGCTTCTGTCGAAATATAG
- a CDS encoding RluA family pseudouridine synthase, with protein MSEDELIIEPENLDEQNGQSSSAEPEGAEHLALRVGTNITHRRLDKYLQGRLSNFSRTTLQKLINEQAVTINQKSVKPSTKISPGDIVDVILPPPPAKEYIPEDIPLNIIYEDDDILVINKQANLIVHPARGYKTGTLINALAFHSKKLSKGSEDFRPGIVHRLDRNTTGVLVIAKNETAHWRLAKQFEKRKTKKYYLAIVHGTPDLTADCINKPMAVHPIAHEKFTVRPDGKEAVTFYEVIEKFRGYSLLKVNIKTGRTHQIRVHMLYIKHPIIGDEMYGGKIIYRWQIEDREAQPEEPLLARPALHAWQIEITHPQTNQQMKFEAPVPDDMLQMLDELRKYRKIKE; from the coding sequence ATGAGTGAAGATGAGCTCATCATCGAGCCGGAGAATTTAGACGAGCAAAACGGTCAGAGTTCATCCGCCGAACCCGAAGGCGCCGAACATCTTGCCCTTCGTGTAGGAACCAACATAACACATCGGAGACTGGATAAGTATCTTCAGGGCAGATTAAGCAATTTCAGCAGAACCACTCTTCAGAAACTCATAAACGAGCAGGCGGTAACAATCAACCAAAAGTCTGTAAAGCCCAGCACGAAAATTTCGCCGGGCGATATCGTGGATGTAATTCTGCCGCCCCCGCCCGCCAAGGAATATATTCCTGAAGATATTCCGCTTAATATTATTTATGAAGACGACGATATACTTGTCATCAACAAGCAGGCCAACCTGATTGTTCATCCTGCAAGAGGTTACAAAACAGGTACGCTTATCAACGCGCTGGCGTTTCATTCGAAGAAACTTTCAAAAGGCAGCGAGGATTTCCGGCCGGGAATAGTTCACAGGCTCGACCGCAACACAACAGGCGTTCTTGTTATCGCCAAGAACGAGACGGCACACTGGCGGCTTGCCAAGCAGTTCGAAAAGAGAAAAACAAAAAAGTATTATCTTGCGATTGTGCACGGCACGCCCGACCTTACGGCCGACTGTATTAATAAGCCTATGGCGGTTCATCCGATAGCACATGAAAAGTTCACCGTTCGGCCGGACGGCAAGGAAGCCGTAACGTTTTATGAAGTCATTGAAAAATTCAGGGGCTATTCGCTGCTGAAAGTAAATATCAAAACAGGCAGGACGCACCAGATACGCGTTCATATGTTGTATATCAAACATCCGATAATCGGAGATGAAATGTACGGCGGGAAAATTATTTACCGCTGGCAGATAGAGGACAGGGAGGCTCAGCCTGAAGAACCGCTGCTGGCAAGGCCCGCTCTTCACGCATGGCAGATTGAAATCACGCATCCTCAAACGAACCAGC
- a CDS encoding SpoIVB peptidase S55 domain-containing protein has product MFYKNLFFLLSCSIISLLPCFCAAEIDKTKYITIDEITPGMDAVCLTVYKGVEIEKFSLKVVDVVRNLRPGKNAILVMGTDERFIHTGPVAGCSGSPIYINGRLAGALAFGWTYSKDPLYGVTPIEEMLKVGTDMPMTKTSSASAASAQDFSKPIDLKTAYNQIINFKNPESSAAGGITMLPCPIATTLPISSISGFAGIFESAGFMPVSAGASGKFPEYSDMQMKPGCILSLPLVYGDIELSAIGTVTEVAGDKIYGFGHSFLGEGAIDVPMATGYVHTVIANLVRSFKFGKTIDVKGALYADQSSAVVGTIGKKAVTIPMRITIDRFNDEKIRTYNCQVASHRSFTPLLAGTCLAGTARMVGALPADHTIRYKTRIGVSGYDTIYMENFSSALDLEECLSDSIGAINLILNNPYDRPAITSIDFEVEILPKASVSRIWNFEVSGTTVEPGRTITAQITLESYLSSNKTYKTQIKIPDDTPPGEYELIAMGASDYKQFITGIASYKYTPENMPDLIKVINDIANIKRNDLYLVMALPAGGTTLDKSELPQLPMTKTLLLKNDKRSTSSQPAPEWLSRIIPVDTIVLDARSFTITVEKK; this is encoded by the coding sequence ATGTTTTACAAAAACCTATTTTTCTTACTTTCTTGCTCCATTATTTCCCTGCTCCCCTGTTTCTGCGCCGCCGAGATAGACAAAACAAAATATATAACCATTGACGAAATCACCCCCGGTATGGACGCCGTATGCCTTACGGTTTACAAAGGCGTTGAAATTGAGAAATTCAGCCTTAAAGTGGTGGACGTCGTCAGGAACCTTCGGCCCGGTAAAAACGCGATTCTCGTTATGGGCACTGATGAACGATTTATCCACACAGGCCCCGTTGCCGGCTGCAGCGGTTCGCCGATATATATAAACGGCAGACTGGCCGGCGCTCTCGCCTTCGGCTGGACATACAGCAAGGACCCGCTCTACGGCGTAACGCCCATAGAAGAAATGCTGAAAGTCGGCACTGATATGCCGATGACAAAAACATCTTCTGCGTCTGCTGCGTCTGCTCAGGATTTCTCAAAACCGATTGACCTCAAAACAGCTTACAATCAGATAATTAATTTCAAAAATCCGGAATCTTCAGCCGCAGGCGGGATAACTATGCTTCCTTGTCCGATAGCGACGACGCTGCCGATAAGTTCTATTTCAGGTTTTGCCGGCATTTTTGAATCTGCCGGTTTTATGCCCGTATCGGCCGGCGCTTCCGGAAAATTTCCCGAATATTCTGATATGCAGATGAAGCCCGGCTGTATTCTTTCTCTGCCGTTGGTCTATGGCGATATCGAACTTAGCGCTATCGGCACCGTTACAGAGGTCGCCGGCGACAAAATTTACGGATTCGGACACAGCTTTCTCGGCGAAGGGGCAATTGATGTTCCGATGGCGACAGGCTATGTGCATACCGTTATAGCAAATCTTGTCAGGTCATTCAAATTCGGCAAGACAATCGACGTCAAAGGAGCTTTATACGCCGACCAGTCGTCAGCGGTCGTCGGAACAATCGGAAAAAAGGCTGTAACTATTCCGATGCGCATTACCATAGACCGCTTTAACGATGAAAAAATACGCACCTATAACTGTCAGGTTGCCTCGCACCGTTCTTTCACGCCTCTCCTGGCCGGAACCTGCCTGGCCGGAACCGCCAGAATGGTTGGTGCCCTGCCGGCGGACCATACTATAAGATACAAAACACGTATCGGCGTCTCGGGCTATGATACCATTTATATGGAAAATTTCTCAAGTGCTCTTGACCTTGAAGAATGTCTGTCCGACAGTATCGGCGCGATTAATTTGATTCTGAACAACCCTTACGACAGACCGGCGATTACTTCCATTGACTTCGAAGTTGAAATCCTGCCAAAAGCGTCTGTTTCCCGTATATGGAACTTTGAAGTCTCCGGTACAACGGTAGAGCCCGGCCGGACAATCACGGCACAGATAACGCTTGAGTCGTATCTGTCGAGCAACAAAACCTATAAGACACAGATAAAAATACCTGACGATACCCCGCCGGGCGAATATGAGCTTATAGCGATGGGAGCTTCCGATTATAAACAATTCATCACCGGCATTGCGTCTTATAAATACACGCCGGAAAATATGCCCGACCTTATAAAAGTCATCAACGACATCGCAAATATAAAAAGAAATGACCTTTATCTCGTAATGGCCCTTCCGGCCGGCGGCACAACTCTCGATAAATCAGAACTGCCGCAGCTGCCGATGACAAAAACATTGCTGCTGAAAAATGATAAACGCTCGACGTCGTCTCAGCCTGCTCCGGAATGGCTCAGCCGGATAATACCGGTTGACACAATCGTACTCGATGCCAGAAGTTTTACAATTACCGTTGAAAAAAAATAG